Genomic window (Nitrospirota bacterium):
AGAGAGCAAAAGGGCTTCACACTGATCGAACTTGCGATCGTCCTTGTCATCATCGGCATCATCATCGGCGCCGTTTTGAAGGGGCAGGATCTTATCGAATCAGCCCGTATCAAGAAGTTTGACAACAGCCTCAGGGAGTGGGAGACCGCTGTATGGACCTATGTTGACAGAAAAGGGACCTTCCCCGGCGACACTAACTCAAACGGCATCATAGGCGACACTGCGGCGTCAGATTATTCTGCAGGAGAGGATATTGTTAATGCCAACTTCATCAATAGTCCTGATACTAATCCTTTGACCGTAGGCAGTTTACAGTTCTATGTATTTTTTGGTAATGACGATGACACAGTGGACAAGAATGTTATGGTCATATGCGCAAATGTTGATTGCGATCAGACTTTTGATGATTCTTACGTCAAATATGCCGAGTCTTTTGACACGGTAATTGACGGTTCTGTTGGTGTTGGAGGTACTGTAGCGTGTAGCGATGGCGCAATAGCTGTAACCGCAAGTAACAGCGGCGATGCCGATGAAGGGTTTATAGATGCGGCAATAACACCGGCAGCCTGTTCTACCTCTTCTGAGGCTATGGTGTATTATTTTGACAGAGGCAACAACTGATAGCAGGATTGATAACAAAGTAACATTAGATGTTAGTTTATTAATGGGGGCTAAGGCCCCCATTAATTTTTTATTTTAACTGCTTGACTTTATATCATTTAATGCTATAATTATTTTATTCAATATTATTTGTTAATAGGGCGGTAAATAATGAAACTCAGGGAAGAAAGAGGTTTTACACTTATTGAACTTGCTCTTATTCTTATCATAATCGGCATAATTATCAGCCTTGTGCTAAAAGGGCAGGATGTAATTGAGTCTTCCCGCATGAAGAAGTTTGAGACAGATGTAAGGCACTGGAGGACATCAGCCTGGCTTTTTTTAGAGAGAAAGGGTGCTTTCCCAGGTGATGGGGATAGCAATGGCATCATAGGTGATGAGGCAACGGCAGTACTCGTACCAGGGTCAACTGTCATACTGAATGCTAATCTAATAAATCCGCCAAAGGCGAACCCGGTTAGTGCCGGCAGTTTGAATTTCTGGCTCTACTGGGGAACTAATGACGCTTCTGGAACCTTAGGGCGCAAGAGAAATGTCATGGTTATCTGCGCTAACAATGATTGCACCCAGCCTTTTGAAGGGGATGACTCTGGCGGTAATATGAAGTATGTTGAGTTCCTTGATACGGTTATTGACGGTGCGAGAGACGGCACAGTTGGCCTTATAAGGGCGGTATCTACTTCTCCGTTACTGGAAGGTTCAGGTGATGACAGGACTGTCAGGGAAGTTTCTGAGGCTGGTACAGCATGGACCTCAGGTTCGACAGTGGCATTAGTCTATTATATAGACAAGAATTTGTAATAATTAATCAATACGTCAGGTTTAAATATACTGTTTTAAGGGGCGATGGATCGCCCCTATTTTTTTGATATTTTAATATGGACAAGAAATGAAAGACCAAAAGGGATTCGGCCTGGCCGAGATCGCGATTATCATTACGATCGTAGTTATACTCTCATTTTCATTACTTAAGGGATGTGAGATGATAGAAGACGCCAAGCTTAAGAAGTTTGAGAAGAGCGTTCTTAAATGGAAAGAGAGCGCAAAAGATTATTACAATATTAAAGGCCATCTTCCGGGTGATACAAATTCTAATCTTATAATAGGGGATGAAGGATTTCCGTCACCGGGAACTACTCTGATACAGAAGGCGGATTTTATCAACAACCCGCCGTCAAACCCCATGGCGGTTGGCAGCCTGAGTTTTTGGGTCTATTACGGCAATGACGGCAATACAGTCAGGCCGAGAAATGTCCTTGTCATATGCTCTGATAATGCCTGTATGAAAACTTTTGCCAGCAATGAGCTGAAATATGTTCAATCGTTTGATACAGTGATCGACGGCGAAGCAGACGGCAAAGCAGGTGAGGTAAAGGCCTTGTCTGCGGTCACAGTCTATGGTTCAGGAGATAACAGGGTTGTCACTCATCTGGATACTGCTAATGCAGTTGAGTGGGGTTCAAACAACGGCGTAGCGCTCGTATACTATTTAAAGGGGCGTTTAAAATAGTGAAAGTCTTTTTCCGGTATGAATAAAGACACCTTTAAAAATCTCTGCCTCGTCGTATTATATCTTCTTTTCCTGGCCATTATACATATTAATATCAGGAACCTCGGCGGTTCTGTTGTTAATCCGGTTGCTTACATGGTATGGATGGCGGTTTCAGCTGTTGTCCTTCTTGCTTTGATGCAGGCCTTTCTTCAGGATGTCGGCATTCTTGTCATTCCTAAAATAACGGCCTATATTCTGCTCTTCGCAGCTCTCTTTCTTTTGCCGGCCATATTCAATCCGATAACTGACGCGCACTCCTTTATCTTTAAGAACCTGGGACTGGCAGGCGGCATTATATTTTTTATCTCCCTGCATCAGTTTAATTTCTCTGATGAGCAGAAGGAAAAACTTTTATATGTGATATTTTTGTCGGCTGTTATTGAGGCAGGCATCGGACTTGCGCAGTATCTTGCTCCGTGGGCAAGGATACCGATGCTGGCATTCTCTACAACAGGTGATGTTTTTGGTAATTTTCAGCACCAGAATGTGCTTGCCTCTTTTCTTGCCACCTCAATCGTTATCTCTCTCTATGCGCTGACAGCGCCTTTATTCCGCAGAGCTGACAGATGGGGTAAGGCGGGATTTTTTATTGCCGTTACAGTCATTTCCTTTATCCTGTTTATCACAGGGTCAAGGGCAGGGCTCATAGGATTGTTTCTGGGTTGCGTAACGCTATTAATAACGAGGTACAGGCTTTTCAAGACAGCGCCTCTCTATCTTTTAATATGGACGCTTGCAGTGACTGCAGGGCTGGGACTTAACCTTTCTTCCGAGAAATATCTTTATCAAAAAGAGCGCGGCGTCTTCTCTGCCGCAAAGAAACTTCAGACCGCGTCAGAGAGCTTTATGGCTGAAAAAGCAGGCGACCCGAGAATACTGATGTACAGGGTATCACTTGAGATGATCAAAGACAGTCCTGTTTTCGGGCATGGGCCTGGCGGGTTCAAGAGCAAGTATGTATTTTTCAGGCGGCAGTTTACCGAAAATATGAGCAGCCGCCCGAGCCTGAATACATTTACATATTATCCGCACAGCGAAACACTCTTTATCCTCATAGAATCAGGTTTGGCAGGAGGCTTGGGACTGATAATAATATCTGCGGCCTTTCTGATGTATATATTCAGGCTTGGCATGGAGAGAGGCGGCTTGTATGCCTCTCTTTTATTGCCGTTAACTTTTCACTCTCAGGTCGAATTTCCGTTCTATCAATCTGCTGTTCATTGGGCGCTCTTTTTGTTTTTATGCTATCTTGTGTCTTCTCACTTCGTGCGTGAAGTGAATTTTAAGATTGAACGCCGGCTGCGGATCGCGTTGTTAACTGCATCTGTATGCGTATTCATGCTTACAAATATTTTTATGGCAAGGACGCTGAGCGCGAATATCAAACTGACTGAGTATTACAGGCTTTTGACTTCAGAGGGTGTGAGCCGCATGAAGCTTGCTGAACCTGCGCTGAATAATCTGTATCTTGGCCAGTCTGCCCAGAGGATGCTGATGGATTTCGGGCTTGGGATGGCGCTCGGTAAGGATGATAAAAAATTCCTGAATGAGTTTGTCCAATGGGCTGAGGAGGAGAGAACCCGCTTCCCGCATTTTATGCTTTACGAAGGCGAGGCAAGGGCTTTGTCCGCGCTTGAAAAAAAAGATGAGGCATTTAAACTCCTTGATGAGGGGCTGAGTCTTTATCCTGACAATGAAACATTACTAAATGCGAAGAAAGAATTGGAGTTAACGAGCGGGCTTTAATATGATAAAGAGGACATATTTTTTGATACTCGGGCTGCTCTTTCTGGTGGTTTTCCACATAACTATCAGGAACTTCGGTTCCCCGCTTGTCCTTCCTGTGGCTTATTTTATCTGGATAACGATATCAGGGCTTGTGCTTCTCTCAGTGATACAGATATTCAATGAATGGAAGATAACATTTCCGCGCGCTTCCATATATATTCTTATTTTTCTGCTATTAGTGCTTCAGTCTGCCTTGTTCAACCCTATCATAGACAGCCATGCATTCATATTTGAGACGGCCGGGTTCATTGGCGGGATAATATTCTTCATATCCCTGCATCAGTTTGAACTTACGGATGATGATAAGGAGAGACTGTTTTATGTGATATTTATCTCCGGCATGATAGAGGCGCTGATAAGCCTGTTTCAATACTTTAACCCAAACACAGGCATCTTTTTGATAGTTATCCCTGCTGCAAAGAAGATCTATGGCAATTTCCAGCATCAGAACCTTTTAGCCTCGTATCTTGCGACATCCGTTGTGATATCGTTCTATCTCATAACCGGGGAGATTTTCAAGGGATTTAACAGATGGCTTAAGGCTATGTTTTATCTTGTTGTTCTGCTCATGTGCTTCATCATCTTCCTCACAGGCTCAAGGGCAGGAGTGATAGAGGCAGGGGCCGGAGTGATTATACTCCTGGCAGCGAGGTATGGGCGTTACAGGGAGAGGTTGCTCTACCCTGCCGTATGGATGCTGATGATAGTATTTGGAATATCCGGAAGTGTGGCTGCTGAGAAGTATTACTACAAAAGGGATTCCGCGCTCAGCTCTGTAGGGCATAAGATCGGCATGACGATGGAGAGCGTGGCAGGTGATGAGGTCACGGACGCAAGAGTGCCGATGTATCTTACCGCTGTAAACATGATTGAAGATAAGCCGCTAACAGGACACGGGCCTGGCAGCTTCGGCAGCAAGTTCATGCACTACCGAAGCAGGCTTGCCAAAGAGCATCCTGAATATCCTTATGAAGTTGCATTTATATCACATCCGCACAACGAGTTTTTATACAGGACTGCTGAGTCCGGCCTGCTGGGCGGTGCGGGGCTGCTGGGTGTCGGGGTTGCGTTTATGGTATGCCTTATCAAACTCGGCAGAGAACGGGGCGGAACTTATGCGGCTTTTTTATTTCCGATGGCATTTGATACTCAGGTGAGTTATTCCCTTTACCAGTCCATGCCGCATTGGGCGCTCTTTCTGTTTCTGCTTTACCTGCCGTCATCGTACTTCATAAAAGAAGTTAAAATAAGACCTGCCGGACTCCTGAAGACGGGCGCATTGACTGCCGCTGCTACGCTATTTGTGGTCATAACCTACCTCTCAATAACAACTCTCAATGCGCAGATAGCTATGAAAAAATATCAGGATCATCTTTTAAAGGAAAATATCATAAGACCCGAGCTCTTAATACCGTCTCTCAATAATCTCTATCTCAGACAGATAGGCATAAGGCTTTTGATGGATGCAAAGCTGAGGGCAGGGCTCATGCGGGGCGACAAAAAGATGCTTGAGGAGTTTGTCGAGTTTTCCAGAGAAGAGCGGAAGGTATATCCGCGTAGCGTGCTGTATTTGAGGGAGGCGAGGGCGCTCTTTGACCTCGGCAGAAGAAAAGAGGCATACAGACTTCTTGAGGAAGGACTGAGTCTTTATCCGGGCAGAGCTGATCTGACAGATACAAAAAAGGAGTTTCTTATTGAAGAGACAGAAGAGGTTATGCGCAGCAGGATGAACTAATGTTACAGCCACCCTCCTTATCCAGCCGTTACCTATTTGTTTTTATATCCATAATATACTTATTTTTAATGCATATCCCGATTCCGGGGATAGGCGGTATAACTGCCACCCCGCAGGAGTATCTTATCTGGGTCGTGATACTGACAATTATTCTTTTTTCTCTCTTCAGGGCCATAAAAGATAATGCGTTTGTCACACCGTCATATCTCAGGTATTTTCTTGTTTATCTGGTACTTATTTTATCAACAGCAATATTTAATCCGATAATGAATACCGGCATCTTTGTAATAAATGTACTGCGGCTATTAGCTGCTTTTATAATCTGGCTCAGCCTGCATCAGTTCAGGCTCGGGGAGAAAGAGAAGGAAGATATTTTATTGCTAATACTTGTTTCCGCTGTTATCGAATCATTGATGGTGATTATCCAGCCTTATGCATTTACAGAATACATACCGCCTGTCGGCGGGGCGTTTGCGCAGAAGAACCTCTTTGCCTCATGGACAGCAACAGGAATTGCCATCAGCTTGTATTTTATAACAACTAAACGGTTCAGCGGATATGAAGATATAAAGAAGGCGCTGATTTTCTCTTCCGCGGCATTGATGTCTGCCGGCCTTATTCTCGCAAGCTCACGCGCCGGGCTTCTCGGAGCATCTCTTGCCATCATGATACTACTCACAACAAATTGGAGAAGATACTCAGCTATAAGAAAACATCTTGCAATATGGTTTCTGGTCTTTGCTCTTGGGATCGGGGGAGGGTTTTATCTTTCGGCCTCGTCGTCTCATAGCCTGAAGAAAGAGGCTGAGCAAGGGGTAAGGTGGCTTGCAGATACAGGGCAGAGGTCATATGCGGAGCGGCTTCTGATGTACAGGACTTCGTATGAGATGTTTAAGCAGAGGCCGATATCCGGTCAGGGTTTCTCAAATTTCGGAAGTCTCTACATGTACCACCAGGCAGAAGCTGCGAAGGAGAATGCCGGAGACAAGGCGCTCATTCATGATTATATATCCCATCCGCACAATGAGTTTATTTATATATTGGCGGAGTGCGGGATTGTCGGGATATCGGCACTTATCATTGCGCTTTTCGGTATCTGGAGGATACTCAGAAGGACAGGTGCAGGGCAGGCAGGGATATATGCCGCGCTGCTCATGCCGTTGATTGTGCATATGATGGTTGAGTATCCGCTTAAGTTATCGACTGTACATTATCTTCTGTTTATTATCCTTTTATATATGGTTACATCCAATGAGACAAAGGTTAGGGAGTTGAAGGCAGGCAAGGGCGCAGCAGCGGCTGTCATGGCAATTGCCGGAGCGCTATATCTCGGAACAACAGCATATACATTCAGGACATTCGAGGATTATATGAACCTTGTTGCCTTCAATATCAAGTTCAATGAAGAAAAGGGAAGAATTTCTGAAGAGCACATAAAGCCTGCGATGGAGAATAGATATCTTCGGGAGACTGCTGTGCCAGATTACATGTATAAAAAGGCGATCGCCGCAGCTTCTGATCCTGAGATGAACAAAGGCTTTATAGATAAATTTCTGACATGGAATGAGGCTGAGAAGCTGAGAAGGCCTGTGATGAGATCGTTTTATACAGAAGGCCTGCTCTTCTATTATATTGGAAGCCGTGACACAGACAAGCCCCTTTTTTATTTGAATAAGGCTTTGAGTGCTATTAGACAAGGGCTGTATCTTTATCCTAATGACAGATACCTGACCACATTAAAAGAGAGGTCATCACCCAAATATGTGACCGGGAGCATGGGCTTGGAGCCACATCCCCGGTAGCAGCACTCGGGGATGGAAGAAACAGGATGTTCTAAGGTTTTTAGTCTCTCTAAATCAGTAACCTGCCCTATTTGTTTTACTCTGTCATTTTTTCTATAATTAAATATAATAGCTTCTCATCTTGAAATGGTATTAACACACTGAAAAATAATAAAAATCAGGAATATCATTTTTGCCTTCCAATACATTTGCAACACATAATTTTATGTAGTATCCTCTAATTAAGATTAGAATTAATAATATAATCAGTTATGGCCAATATGAAGAATAAGGGTTTCAGCCTGGTTGAATTATCAATAGCCATCGTTATTGTCGGCATCCTGATTGCTATGGGCATGAAGATGCTGGTTCCGCTGGTTGAGAGGACAAAGCGGTCTGCGACAAGAGAGACGGTAGATGCGGCTGTAGAGGCTGTTATAGGTTTTGCCGAGACGAATGGCCGGCTTCCCTCTGATTTAGAGTTCCCCGGCTTAGTGAGAAATTCCAAGGATGTATGGGGCAACGACCTTATTTATCTTCATGATGTTAACCTCGAAGTTGCCGACAGTGTCTGCGCGAGAAACACGACAGATATTTCTTTGAGAACATGCGGGGATTCGGGGTGCAGTTCATATGAAACTACAAGTGATATCGCATTTCTCGTGCTGAGCGCCGGGTCAAATCAGAATGTCCAGACAGATACGGCAACGGTTCCTGTCAAGGTCTATACTTTGGGACTGTCAGGTATTGATGACTATGCTTCAGGGCTTAACAGGGCTGAGGCTTATGATGATATTGTAGAGAGGGTGGTTTTATCCGAGCTTAGGGTAAAGGCGGGCTGCTTAGGAAGCCTGCTTAATATCCTGACACTTGAGATACCTTCCGGTTTCGTGCTTTCAAATTACATGACAAATATTTTTGCCAGCGGCGGGGTGCCTTGGGCTGATGATAATGCATCACCGGGTGATGATGATGGCTCAGTAAA
Coding sequences:
- a CDS encoding O-antigen ligase C-terminal domain-containing protein produces the protein MNKDTFKNLCLVVLYLLFLAIIHINIRNLGGSVVNPVAYMVWMAVSAVVLLALMQAFLQDVGILVIPKITAYILLFAALFLLPAIFNPITDAHSFIFKNLGLAGGIIFFISLHQFNFSDEQKEKLLYVIFLSAVIEAGIGLAQYLAPWARIPMLAFSTTGDVFGNFQHQNVLASFLATSIVISLYALTAPLFRRADRWGKAGFFIAVTVISFILFITGSRAGLIGLFLGCVTLLITRYRLFKTAPLYLLIWTLAVTAGLGLNLSSEKYLYQKERGVFSAAKKLQTASESFMAEKAGDPRILMYRVSLEMIKDSPVFGHGPGGFKSKYVFFRRQFTENMSSRPSLNTFTYYPHSETLFILIESGLAGGLGLIIISAAFLMYIFRLGMERGGLYASLLLPLTFHSQVEFPFYQSAVHWALFLFLCYLVSSHFVREVNFKIERRLRIALLTASVCVFMLTNIFMARTLSANIKLTEYYRLLTSEGVSRMKLAEPALNNLYLGQSAQRMLMDFGLGMALGKDDKKFLNEFVQWAEEERTRFPHFMLYEGEARALSALEKKDEAFKLLDEGLSLYPDNETLLNAKKELELTSGL
- a CDS encoding O-antigen ligase family protein: MHIPIPGIGGITATPQEYLIWVVILTIILFSLFRAIKDNAFVTPSYLRYFLVYLVLILSTAIFNPIMNTGIFVINVLRLLAAFIIWLSLHQFRLGEKEKEDILLLILVSAVIESLMVIIQPYAFTEYIPPVGGAFAQKNLFASWTATGIAISLYFITTKRFSGYEDIKKALIFSSAALMSAGLILASSRAGLLGASLAIMILLTTNWRRYSAIRKHLAIWFLVFALGIGGGFYLSASSSHSLKKEAEQGVRWLADTGQRSYAERLLMYRTSYEMFKQRPISGQGFSNFGSLYMYHQAEAAKENAGDKALIHDYISHPHNEFIYILAECGIVGISALIIALFGIWRILRRTGAGQAGIYAALLMPLIVHMMVEYPLKLSTVHYLLFIILLYMVTSNETKVRELKAGKGAAAAVMAIAGALYLGTTAYTFRTFEDYMNLVAFNIKFNEEKGRISEEHIKPAMENRYLRETAVPDYMYKKAIAAASDPEMNKGFIDKFLTWNEAEKLRRPVMRSFYTEGLLFYYIGSRDTDKPLFYLNKALSAIRQGLYLYPNDRYLTTLKERSSPKYVTGSMGLEPHPR
- a CDS encoding prepilin-type N-terminal cleavage/methylation domain-containing protein, whose protein sequence is MKNKGFSLVELSIAIVIVGILIAMGMKMLVPLVERTKRSATRETVDAAVEAVIGFAETNGRLPSDLEFPGLVRNSKDVWGNDLIYLHDVNLEVADSVCARNTTDISLRTCGDSGCSSYETTSDIAFLVLSAGSNQNVQTDTATVPVKVYTLGLSGIDDYASGLNRAEAYDDIVERVVLSELRVKAGCLGSLLNILTLEIPSGFVLSNYMTNIFASGGVPWADDNASPGDDDGSVNPPPDYRWCVTGTLPIGLSYVCNGSLAVSVSCAWDADTDTETGTWQQCTSLEISSGTDGPTEDGAFNLPVFVRDNADNTAQRTFGLSISQVVGLHICQDYRVWNNDSTSRYFVNGGGCYQIATGGEITTVSTGGLLQNGEVIVRHTGGGCGGSDTAINYNQAIFADNNSDCCINHDQSDKTCP
- a CDS encoding prepilin-type N-terminal cleavage/methylation domain-containing protein produces the protein MREQKGFTLIELAIVLVIIGIIIGAVLKGQDLIESARIKKFDNSLREWETAVWTYVDRKGTFPGDTNSNGIIGDTAASDYSAGEDIVNANFINSPDTNPLTVGSLQFYVFFGNDDDTVDKNVMVICANVDCDQTFDDSYVKYAESFDTVIDGSVGVGGTVACSDGAIAVTASNSGDADEGFIDAAITPAACSTSSEAMVYYFDRGNN
- a CDS encoding pilin glycosylation ligase domain-containing protein; this translates as MIKRTYFLILGLLFLVVFHITIRNFGSPLVLPVAYFIWITISGLVLLSVIQIFNEWKITFPRASIYILIFLLLVLQSALFNPIIDSHAFIFETAGFIGGIIFFISLHQFELTDDDKERLFYVIFISGMIEALISLFQYFNPNTGIFLIVIPAAKKIYGNFQHQNLLASYLATSVVISFYLITGEIFKGFNRWLKAMFYLVVLLMCFIIFLTGSRAGVIEAGAGVIILLAARYGRYRERLLYPAVWMLMIVFGISGSVAAEKYYYKRDSALSSVGHKIGMTMESVAGDEVTDARVPMYLTAVNMIEDKPLTGHGPGSFGSKFMHYRSRLAKEHPEYPYEVAFISHPHNEFLYRTAESGLLGGAGLLGVGVAFMVCLIKLGRERGGTYAAFLFPMAFDTQVSYSLYQSMPHWALFLFLLYLPSSYFIKEVKIRPAGLLKTGALTAAATLFVVITYLSITTLNAQIAMKKYQDHLLKENIIRPELLIPSLNNLYLRQIGIRLLMDAKLRAGLMRGDKKMLEEFVEFSREERKVYPRSVLYLREARALFDLGRRKEAYRLLEEGLSLYPGRADLTDTKKEFLIEETEEVMRSRMN